In bacterium, one DNA window encodes the following:
- a CDS encoding FeoA family protein, producing MTLADAGSGDNVRVVEIKAGRSLRGRLLGMGIMPGSEVRVLSGGRGGPVIIAQNDCRMALGQGMSKRIVVSRMDPDARTAG from the coding sequence ATGACTCTCGCCGATGCCGGCTCCGGCGATAACGTGCGGGTCGTGGAAATCAAGGCGGGGCGGAGCTTACGCGGGCGGTTGCTGGGCATGGGCATCATGCCCGGCTCGGAAGTCAGGGTTCTTTCCGGCGGGCGCGGCGGGCCGGTGATAATCGCGCAGAATGACTGCCGAATGGCGCTGGGCCAGGGCATGAGCAAACGGATTGTCGTGAGCCGAATGGATCCGGACGCTCGAACGGCAGGCTAG